GCATTAATGTTAACAATATTTGCTCTTCAAGATAGTTTTGGTACTGCTTGTAACGTAACAGGAGATGGAGCATTAACAATGATATTAAATGGATTATATGGAAGTAAGATTAAATAGTAATTAAAAAAATAGAATAGTGATCAAATAAAAATCTGCCAACTTATAAGAAATTTTAAGTTGGCAGATTCTTTTTAAAATTTTATGTTTTCCATTCGATCAAAAGCTTCTTTTAATAAAGGTATTTCCAAAGTACAAGCTATTCTAATGAATCCTTCTCCACCAAAAGTCTTGCCACTTATAACCATAATTCCATAATTTTCAACTAAAAATTTTGAAAATTCATCAGAAGTCATTTTAGTTTTTTCAATATTTATGAACAAATATATTCCTCCTTGAGGTTTAAAGCAATCTAGATAAGAAATATTTTTTATTCTATTATATGAATAATCAACTCTTTCTTTAAAAATAGGAACAATATCTTTTTTTATTCTTTTGAAATCTTTAATAGCATGAAGAGCACCTCGTTGGGAAATAGCTGGAGCACTATAGATTATAGCTTCATTAATAAAGCTCATACAGTCAATTATATCCTTGCTACCAATTGCATAACCTATACGCCATCCAGTCATTGCAAAGTCCTTAGAGAAGCTACAGATGCTCACAGTTCTTTCTTTCATATCTGGTAATGTATAAATTGGGGTAAAAGAATTATTATATGTATAAAAATCATAAACATCATCAGCTATAATAAGAAGATTATATTTTATTGCAATTTCTCTTATAATATTAAGACTTTCAATATTATAACAAACTCCAGTTGGGTTAGAAGGAGAGTTTACTATAATTGCTTTTGTTTTAGATGAAATACTTTTTTCTAAATCCTCTTTGATAATTTGGAAATTATTTGAAAATTTTGTTTCAACCACTTTAGTAATTCCATTTGCAAGGGAAATAGCATCTGCGTATACTGGGAAAAATGGTGCTAGAACAACAATTTCATCTCCAGGATTAGTAATTGAATTTATTAAAAGATAGATAGCGTGGCAAGCTCCAGTAACAACTAAAACATTTTCCATTGAAAAATTATAGTTGTTAAAATTAGTTCTATGATAGTTACAAATCTCCTCTCTCAATTCAGGATAACCATAGGGATCAGTGTAGTGTGTATGTCCATTGAGAGCATCTTTCATAGCTTTTTCTATTACTATTTTATCAGTTGTAATATCTAAGTCTCCAATTCCCAAATTAATAGGTGAATATTTACAGTTTTTATTAAAAGTATTACTACCCATTGAATGGGTCATGTTTTTAAATCTCTTTGCAATAAAATTATTCATACGGACCTCCTAGTAAATTATTTATAAAGTAGAGCATTTTTTAAATTTGTTTCATTAATATTAAAGTCAAAATCAATAATATCTGGAGAATTTAGTATATTCTTTAATATTTCATTTTCTTCCTTTAAAAAGTCCTCTAAAGGTACAATCTCTTCTAAGGATATAGGTAATTTTAAATTTTTATAAAAATCTAAAAGGAGATTATATTCTTCATGTTTTTCTTCAATTAAAAGTTGAACTAAAATACCAAAAGCAACAACTTCCCCATGAAGATGATCTTTTTCAACACTTGGTAAAGTTGTAAGTCCATAAAAAACTGAATGAGCTATTCCTCCATTGAAAAATTCGTCAACTAAATTAGAAACCATACCAGTGTTAACTATAATAGTAAGAACAACTTGTTTAAATTCCTCTGTTATTTCAGATTCAAAATATGCTATTTTTGAATTATCTAGAATAATGTTTTTACAATTATTAGCAAGTTCTATCCCCATTAGACTTGGAAAATTAATTTTTGAGTTTTCTTTACTTAAATTTTCTTTTTTTAAATTAACTTCATAGTATTTTCCTAAAGTGTCCCCTATTCCAGCCCATAAATATTGATTAGGTGCGTTATTTATAGTCTCTAAGTCTATAAAAACTTTGTTTGGAGGAGTTTTAAGAAAATATAAATCTTTAAATGAATGATCGTTATTATATACCACAGAAACAGCAGAAGTACTAGCACAAGTTGAGGCTATTGTAGGGATGGCAAAGAGTTCTACATTTATTTTAGAAGCTATAATTTTTCCTGTATCAACAGCTTTTCCTCCTCCTGCAGCAATAACAAGATCAAAATTTTCTGTGGAAATTGAATCAATAATGTCTTGAGAATGCTCATAAGAACATTCTCCAAGGTATTTTTTTAATGTATAATTTTTATTTTCTAGTATTGGTAAAAATTTTTCTTTAATAGCATTAAATGATTTTTCACCAGTTACAATTAGAATATTATTAAAATCTTTTATTTCTTTTTTTAATGTTTCCCAAATTTGGTTATTAACAAAATAATTTGTAAAATTAAAGTTTTCTTCCATTTTTACACTCCATATTTTTTTCTTAAGTTGGAAATAGTTCCATCTTTTAACATTTCGCTTAAAGCAGTATTTACTTTTTCAAGAAGTTCTGGATATTTTTTGTTAACAGCTATTGCTTTAGGTTCTCCAGCTAAAGTTCCAATTAACATTAGATCTTTATTGTGAGAAACATAGTTATCTCCAACACTTTTATCAACTACCATAGCATCTATTTTCCCAGCTTTTAAAGCTACAAGGGCAGGTGTATTACCATTAAAAGGAATTACTTTTGAATTTTTAATTTTTTTAGCACTTGCCTCTTTAGTTGTACCAAGTTCTGCTCCAAAAGTTTTCCCTTCCAATTCAGCAATTGAATTTATAGGATTACTTTTACTTCCTATAAAGGCAACTTCAGAAGAAAGATAAGGCACTGAAAAGTTAACAGCTTTAGCTCTTTGTGGAGTGATGCTCATTCCTGCAATAACAAGGTCAAGTTTGTTAGTTTGAAGAGCTGGAATTAAACCGTCAAAGGACATATTAGACCATTTGTATTCAACTCCCATTCTCTTTGTTAGTTCAGTTATAATATCAGCGTCTAATCCTGAAATTTTATTATTTTCCATATATTCAAATGGTGGATACTCAGCATTTGTTCCAATATATAGTTTTGAACTTCCAAAGGAAAAGGTAAAAGTGATAATAGACAGTATAAAGATTATAAATTTTTTCATAGTGGTTCCTCCTTAAAATAAATAAAAAAAAAAGACAATTATCCTAGTTAAAAGAATAAATGTCTATAATTACAAAATTAATAAATAAAAATTGAAACAAAATTAAAATTATAAATTAAGAAATTTTTCCATAGGAATACAAATTAATATTAACATTAAATTTTAATATACTCCTTAGGCTCCTTAGCTTCATAATAATCCTCCTTCAATTTAGTTGAAATGATTATAATATAAATAAGAGGAAAAGTCAATAAAAAGATAAAGAAAAAAATGCGGATTAACCGCATTTTTTAGTTTTCTTCTATATATTTTTTTAATCTGTTAACTACTTCTTCTAAGATAGGGAGATCGTAGATAGAAGATATTCTAAAATAATTTTCTACACCAAAGGCTACACCTGGCACTAGGGCAATCTTTGATTTTTTAAGTAAATCAATAGCAAAATCATAAGATTTTAACTTTGAAATTTTAGAATAATTAACAAAAATATAGAAAGCTCCTTTAGGTTTAACTGGATCAAGTCCTAATTTTTTAAACTCTTCATATAAATAAAGAGCTCTTTTTTTATAAACATTTTTAAATTCACTTCTGTCATCAAATTTTTCCATGGCAACTTCTCCTGCAAGTATTGAAACAGCCATTGGGGAACTTAATGTATAAAGAGTTGTGTTTAAAAAGTTTTTTCTATATTCAAGTGGGAAAATAGTATAACCTATTCTCCAACCAGTCATAGAATGAGATTTTGAAAATCCATTTATAATAATAAGTTGATCTTTTAGATTTTTAAATAAACCAAAAGAATAAAATTCTTCAAAGGCAAGTTCACTGTAAATTTCGTCAGAAATTACGAATAAATCTTTTCCTGCTAAAAAGTCAGCAAGATTTTTCATTTCTTCATATCCCATAACATTTCCTGTGGGATTACAAGGGTTGCAAAATAGTACGGCCTTTGTTTTATTAGTTATATACTTTTCTAAAACTTCAGGGGTTAAAACAAAATCATGTTTTGATATATCAATTGGTACAGGCTTTGCATAACAAAGTTCAATCATAGGAGGATAACCTGCATAATATGGAGCAAGTACAATTACTTCATCCCCTGGGTTAAGTATAGTTCTAAAGCAAGAAGAGATAGCCTCTGAAGCCCCTACATTTACAATGACATTATCAGTTTTATATGATGTATTATATTTTTTATTATAATGGTTGGCAATGAGAGAACGAATGCTTTCTCCTCCACCTGTTGGTGGATATCCAAGTTTTATTTTTTTAGCTTTTTCAAATGCTCCTATTACAATTTCCTCAGGTGTTTCTAAATCAGGTTCACCTACAGTTAAATCTATAACATTTGAATAATTTAGAGCTTCTTCTTTTAATGCTCTAATTAAAGAATATTGTAAACCACTAACTACTTTATTTATTTCCATTTATGTCTCCTTTGCTTAAGATTATTTTCTTAAGTCTTCAACAAGTTGAGTTTTTCCTAAAGTTTTATCATCAACTGTTTTTATTATTTTAGCGGGATTTCCTCCAACAACAGCTCCTGCAGGAACATCTTGTAATACTATAGATCCAGCTCCAACAACGGCTCCTTTTCCAATTCTAATTCCTTCAATAACTACAGAATTAGCACCAATTAAAACATTGTCTTCAACTATTACAGGCGTTGCAGAAGAAGGCTCAATAACTCCAGCTAAAACTGCGCCAGCTCCAATATGACAATTTTTTCCAACAGTAGCTCTACCCCCTAGGATAGCCCCCATGTCTATCATTGTATTTTCTCCAATTATAGACCCAATATTTATAACAGCTCCCATCATGATAACTGCATTATCTCCAATGGTAACTTTATCTCTTATAACAGCTCCAGGTTCTATTCTTGCTTTTATATTTCTAAGGTCAAGAGTAGGAACTCCAGAATTTCTTCTGTCATTTTCAATATGAAATTCTGTGATCATATCTTTGTATTCTTCCAATACTCTAGATATTTCTTCAGATTCTCCAATTAAGATATAAGAACCTTCTCCTTTAAAAACTTTTGCAGTTGTTTTTAAATTGTCTAGGTCTCCATTGATATATGCTTTTACAGGTGTACTTTTTGTTGAGTTTTTTATAAATGCGATTATTTCTTCAGCAGTGTTTAATTTGTTCATTGATTTCCTCCAATTAAAATATATCTTTCATAGAATAAAGTCCAGCAGGTTTATTAGCTAAGAATTTAGCAGCAGTTAAAGCACCTTCAGCAAATATTTTTTTAGACATTGCTGTATGTTTTATTTCAATTATTTCATCATTACCACAGAATAAAACAGAATGTTCTCCAACTATAGTTCCTCCTCTAACAACATGCACTCCAATTTCATTTTTTTCTCTTTTCTTAATACCTTCTCTACCATATTGTTCTATCATTTTATCTTGGCAACCATTTTCAATAACTTCCAAAATACTTTTAGCAGTTCCACTAGGTGAATCTACCTTTTTATTGTGATGTTTTTCAATAACTTCAATGTCATATTTTCCATATAATACAGGTACAATTTTCTTAAGGATATCTTGCATTAAATTAACTCCAAGAGACATATTAGAAGATAAAAGAATAGGTATTTCTTTTGAGAATTCCTTTAATTTTTCTAAAGTTTCATTATCATATCCAGTAGTTGCAATAACTAGTGGAAGTTTGTTATTTTTAGCATAGTCAAGAAGTGAATTTAACCTAGAAAAATGAGAAAAATCAATAATTACATTTCCCTTTTCATTTGTTAATTCATCTGCAAAACCACTTAAATTTAGATTTTTATCATCTGCGATTAAATTAGAAACTTCTTTTCCCATAGCTCCTGTTCCGTGTATAATTATATCCATTTTTCAACTCCATATTCATTTAATATTTTATGTAAAGTTAGTTTATTTTCTTCAAACATTTCCCCAAGAGGTAATCTGCAAGGACCAACTTCATATCCTAAAAAATTCATAGCATCTTTTATTGGGATAGGGTTTGTTTCAATAAATAAAGCATTTACTAAACCATTATAATCTAATTGTAATCTCATTCCTTTATTTATGTCACTATTTAAAAATGAAATAACCATTTCGTGAGTTATTTTAGGTATTATATTAGCTGAAACAGAAATAACACCTCTTGCTCCAAGGGATAACAAAGGAATAACCATGTCATCATTACCAGAATAAATTGTAAGGGAAGGTACTACTCTAGCAATTTCAGCAGCATATGAAATATTTCCACTAGCTTCTTTAATTGCAATAATATTATCAATCTCAGCTAATTTTTTCAAAAGAGGTATTGATAAATTAACACCTGTTCTAGAAGGTACATTATAAAGAATGATTGGACAATCAACAGCTTCAGCAATGGATTTGTAATGGTTGTAAATACCATTCTCATTTCCTTTGTTGTAATAAGGTGTAACAATTAATAATCCATCTACTCCAAGTTTTGTAGCAGCAATACTAAATTCCAAAGCATGTCTAGTATCATTTGAACCAGTTCCTGCAATAACAGGAATTCTATTATTAATAACGTCAACAGTAAATCTAATTACGTCTAAGCTTTCTTCATCTGTCATAGTTGCAGATTCTCCAGTTGTTCCATTAATAACAATAGCATCTGTATTATTTTCAACATGGAATTCTAGAAGTTCTTTAAGTTTAGGATAGTTTACCTCCATTGAATTTGTAAATGGTGTAATAATTGCAACTCCTGATCCTGTAAATAAGGTCATATTTATTCCTCCTGTTTAGATTATTTATATATTAAGTGATTTTATAATTTGAGCAGTATTCATAGTTGCTCTTTTTTATTAAATTGTAGAAAATTATTAATGGTACTTAGTATTTGACGTAAATAAATACAATTCTGTTATTTATAACTAATTTTTTATAAATTAAATTCTTTAGCAACAGCTTTTACAGCAGTCTCAACTAAATCTCTATCAATACTAGATGAGACACTTATTTCAGAAGTAGTTACTTGATAAAAATTAATGTTAGCTCTACTTAAAGATGAAAAGAATCGTCCAGCAATACCTGAATTATTAATCATTCCAACTCCAACTATTGAAATCATACCTAAATTATCATTATAGTCAACTTCAGCTTCTGGAATATTAGCTTTTACTTTGCTAATAACTTGTTCTAATAAATATTTTTCATCAGAGTTACAACTGAAAGAAAGGTCAACATGGCAATCCTTTGTCATATTTTGTGTAATCATATTTATATTTAATCCCCCAGCATCTACAAGTGAGAATATTTCAGCTATTTTTTCACTAGAATATCCAATATTTAAGATTCTAGTAATAATAATTTCCTTTGTAACACTTATTCCTGTAACTAATTTCTCCTCTAAATCATTAATTGTATTCATAATATAAGTTCCTCCTGATTCGTTTAAAGATTTACCAACGAAGATAGGCACATTGTATTTTTTACCTATTTCCACAGCTCTAGTTTCCATAACTCCAGCTCCTAAATTAGACATTTCCATCATTTCTTCATAGGATAATTTTTCTATAAATTTAGCACCAGGATGAATTCTAGGATCAACGCTATATATTCCGTCAACATCAGTATAGATTCTACATTCACACTGTAATGTTGCTGCTAGTGCAACTGCACTAGTGTCAGATCCACCTCTTCCAAGAGTTGTGATATCTCCATCTTCATTAATTCCTTGAAAACCAGCTACAACAACAATTTTACCTTTTTTAAGATAACATTTAATTTTTTCAGCATCAATACTATTAATTTTACTTTTTGTATGAACTCCAGTAGTTAGAATATTTGCTTGAGATCCTGTTAGAGAAATAGCACTTGAACCCATTGAATTAATTGCCATTGAAATAAGAGAAACAGTTTGTTGTTCTCCAGTTGAAAGAAGAGAATCCAATTCCCTTTGATCAGGATTTTCAGAAATATCTTTGGCAAGAGATATTAATTTATTGGTAGTTTTACCCATTGCAGAAGCAACTACAACTATCTCACTATATTTAGTTTCTTTTAATTTTATAATATACTTGGCAATAGCTTTTATTTTATCAATTGTTGCAACACTAGAACCACCGTACTTTAACACTACTCTCATTTATAAATCTCCTTTGTAATAAAATTTAATTAAATAAAAAAACCAACAGTCAACAAACTGTTGGTCTAGTAATTTCTACTAAAGCTCATACTAAAATTTTAGTAAGACACAACAGAAAGCACAACATTGAATACTCAATGACAGTAGTGCAACTGTTAATTACACTCCCAATATAAACTTTACCTAAAGTTTATACTTCGGCAACTTTCCCTTTCACTATATTTCAAAGTTTTAGGTAAACTCCATATAGTTAATAATGTCAACTGCTCCTCAATCTGGTTTATATTTAATTAATGCATATTATACACGGATATTCATTAAATTAACAATATATTCTATAAATGTTATAATGAAATAGAATATATTTTATTTAGTTGCTATTTTGTATTAAACTTGTTTTAATTAGGTGAAAGAAAAAATAGGAGGAGAGTTCATGAAAAAAAATGCGTTTTTAGAATCAGCAGATAGGGTGGAGGATTTTGTTGTAAATATTAGAAGAAAATTACATAAATATCCAGAATTAGATTTTTCTCTTCCAAAAACAACTGAAATAATTTGTGATACATTGGACCAATTAAAGATAAACTATAAAAAAAATATAGGTAAAAGTGGCATTGTTGCAGAGATAGAGGGTAAAAATAAAGATATAACATTAGCCTTTAGAGCTGACATGGATGCACTCCCTATTTTGGAAGAGACTGAATGTGACTTTAAGTCAGAGCATAGGGGGAAAATGCATGCTTGTGGACATGATGCTCACATGAGTGTTTTGCTTGGTGTAGCAAAGGTTATTTCTGAAAATATTAAAGAATTACCTTGTAATGTAAAATTAATATTTCAACCTGCAGAGGAGACAACAGGTGGTGCACTGCCTATGATTAAAGAAGGTGTTCTTGAAAATGTAGATGGAATATTTGGATTACATGTGGATCCTTCAATAAGTGCAGGGAAAATAGGAATTAAATATGGGCCTATGAATGCAGCTTCAACAAGAATAAAAATAAGAATAAAAGGAAAAAGTTGTCATGGAGCTTATCCTAGTACAGGGGTTGACTCAATAGTTGTAGCAGCCCAAGTAATAACTGCTCTTCAAACAATAGTTAGTAGAAGCATAGATTCAAGAGAATCTTTAGTTTTAAGTTTTGGAAAAATTATAGGTGGAGAAACAGAAAATGTAATAACTGGAGATGTTTTATTAGAAGGTGTAATAAGAACTCTTTCTAATAAATTAAGGGACTCAGTAAAACCTAAAATAAAAAATATGGTTACATTAATATGCGAAGGTATGGGAGCAGTAGGGGAAGTTGAATATATTGATAGTTATATGGCTCTTATAAATAATGACAAATTTGTTGATATTGTAAAGAAAAGTGGAGAAAATGTACTAGAGAGTAAAAATGTTAAGGAAAAGAAAATTCCTGAAATGGTAGTTGAAGATTTTGCCTATTATTTAGATAAGGTTCCAGGAGCTTTTTTTAATCTTGGAGTTGGAATGAGAACAAAAGAAAATAAACCACTTCATAACGGATCATTTTCTATAGATGAAAAATCTCTTGCTATTGGAGTAAAAGTTCAGGTTATGAATTTGTTAAATGCCTATGAATATTTAAATAAAAATAATGACAATTAATTAAGATTTTTTATAAAAAGAGGGAATTTAATTTCCCTCTTTTTTATTTTAGTTGACTAATATAAAAAATAGTGATAGTATTATTTTAGTACCCCCCTATACGGGGGCCAAGAGGAGGAAGAAGAATGAATGAAGAAAGAAAGAAAGCGTTACAAACTTTAAAGATAGCAAAAGGACAAGTGGAAGCTTCAATTAAAATGATAGAGGAAGACAGATATTGTATAGATATTTCAAATCAAATTTTAGCTTCTCAATCTCTTCTAAAAAAAGCTGATATATTAATAATTAAGCAGCATATGAAACATTGTGTAAAAGAATCATTTGAAAATAATAATGAGGATGAAAAAATAGATGAAGTAATAAAACTTTTAACTAAGATGATTGGAAAATAAGGAAAGGGATAATTATGACAAATAAAACACTAAAAATTCAAGGAATGACATGTGCTGCTTGTGCAAAAACAGTTGAAAAAGTTAGTAAAAAATTAGAAGGAGTTAATGAGGCAAATGTTAATTTAGCAACAGAAAATTTAAATATTACCTTTGATGAAAATGTATTTTCAGAAGAGAAATTAAAAAAAGCTATAGAAGATGCAGGGTATACAGCTTTAAATGAAAAAGAGGCTCCTTCCTTTGAGGAGAATAAGAGTGAAAAAGAAAAAGAAGTGAAAATTTTCTGGAAAAGATTTATAATATTAGCTATATTTACAATACCTCTTTTGTATATATCCATGGGACATATGTTTGGTCTACCATTACCTGGTTTTTTAAATCCTAATATTAGTCCAATTAATTTTGCTTTATCTCAATTAATATTAACAATACCAGTTGTAATATTGGGATATAAATTTTATACAGTTGGGATTAAAACTCTAGTTAAAGGAAATCCTAATATGGATTCATTGATAGCTATAGGTACTGGTGCAGCATTTCTTTATGGAGTATATGCAGTTTATCAGGTTATAAATGGAAACATTTTTTATGCAAAAAATTTATATTTTGAATCAGCAGCAGTTATTATTACTTTAATTTCTTTAGGGAAATATTTAGAAGCTGTTTCCAAGGGGAAAACTTCAGAAGCAATAAAAAAATTAATAGATTTAGCACCTAAAACAGCTGTAGTTATAAAAAATAATAGAGAAATAATTACTCCAATTGAAGAGGTTAAAGTTGGAGATATAATAATTGTAAAACCAGGAGAAAAGTTCCCAGTTGACGGGGAAATTATAGATGGTCATACTTCAGTTGACGAATCAATGCTTACTGGAGAAAGTATTCCTATAGAAAAAAATGTAGGGGATAATTTAGTAGGAGCAAGTATTAATAAAAATGGATTTATAAAATATAAGGCAACAAAAATAGGAGAAGATACTACTCTTGCTCAAATAATAAAATTAGTTGAAAATGCCCAAGGTTCAAAGGCTCCAATTGCTAATTTAGCAGATATTATAGCAGGATATTTTGTTCCAACAGTTATTGGTTTAGCTCTTCTATCTGGATTAGCTTGGTATTTTATAGGGGGAGAGTCAGTTGAATTTTCATTAACTATATTTATTGCAGTTTTAGTTATAGCCTGTCCTTGTGCTCTTGGGTTAGCAACTCCAACAGCGATAATGGTGGGAACTGGAAAAGGTGCTGAAAATGGAGTTTTAATAAAAAGTGGTGTAGCTTTAGAAAGAGCCCATGAAATAGAAATAGTTATATTTGATAAAACAGGAACTATAACAGAAGGAAAACCTAAATTAACAGATATTATAACCATTGGAAATACAAAGAAGGAAAAATTATTACAATTAATTGCATCAGCAGAAAAGGGATCAGAACATCCCCTTGGAGAAGCGATAGTTAATGACGCAGTGGAAAATGGAGTTGAATTTAAAGAAGTAACTTCCTTTGAAGCTATTCCAGGTCATGGAATTCAAGTTATGATAGATGGAAAGAATATTCTAGCTGGAAATAGAAAACTTATGCTAGATAAAAAGATTGATTTGGAACAACTAGATGACATTGCTGATAGACTAGCTACAGAGGGTAAAACTCCAATGTATATAGCTATTGATTTTAAAGCTGCAGGTATAATTGCAGTGGCAGATACAGTTAAAAAAAATAGTAAGAGAGCAATAGAAAAGCTTCATGAAATGGGAATTAAAGTGGCAATGATAACAGGAGATAATAAAAAAACAGCAGAGGCTATTGGAAAGCAAGTGAATATAGATACAATTCTTGCAGAAGTTCTTCCAGAGGATAAGTCAAAGGCTGTTAAAAAATTTCAAGAAAATAATAAAAAAGTGGCAATGGTTGGAGATGGAATTAATGATGCCCCAGCTTTGGCACAGGCAGATATTGGAATAGCAATTGGAAGTGGTACAGATGTAGCCATTGAGTCAGCAGATATCGTTCTTATGAAAAGTGATTTAATGGATGTTCCTACAGCTATTTTACTTAGTAGAAGTACTATTAAAAATATTAAACAAAATTTATTTTGGGCATTTGGTTATAACGTTTTAGGAATTCCAATTGCAATGGGAGTATTACATTTATTTGGAGGACCATTATTAAATCCAATGATAGCAGGTACTGCTATGAGTTTTAGTTCTGTATCTGTTGTAACTAATGCACTTAGATTAAAAAGATTTAAAATAGGAGGAGATATTATGAAAAAAGAAATATTAATAGAAGGAATGAGCTGTATGCATTGTGTTAAACATGTTACAGATGCATTAAATGGAATCTCAGGAGTAACAGATGTGTCTGTTAATTTAGAAAGTAAAATGGCAACATTTAATGCTTTAGATAATGTGAAAGATGAAACTTTAAAAGCTACTATTGAAGAAGCTGGATATAAAGTTATTAAAATAAATTAACAGAAAATGAAAAAAAGCTTTACAAAAGAGCATTTACGGGCTATAACCATAGTAATACTTAAGATAATTTATTAGGAGGATGGTTATGACAAAAAAAGAGTTTGTAGTGGATATTGCTGAAAAGGGCGAAATAGCAAAAAAAGATGCAGAAAAGTTTGTAAATTTATTTTTGGATACTGTAACTGATAATTTAGAAAAAGGAAATTCAGTAGGTTTTGTTGGTTGGGGTAAATGGGAAGTAACAGAAAGATCAGCAAGAGAAGTTAGAAACCCTCAAACAGGTGAAAAAATGCAAGTAAAAGCAAAAAAAGTTGTTAAATTTAGAGTAGGAAAATCTCTAGAAGAAAAAGTTGCAAAATCAAAAACAAAAAAGAAATCAAAGTAAAAAATAATTATACTGTAAACAATAAAAAAGATGAATTCTATAAATATAGGATTCATCTTTTTTTATTTATATCTAAAATTATGCATTGAGTAAAACAATATAATAATTTAAATATCCTGCAAAACTTAACCAAATAATATAAGGTATTTGTAAAATACCTGCAAATTTATTTAATCTAAAGAAATTAAAAGTCATCCATATAACAGCTAATAAAAGGAACATGTGTAAATAAAAACCAGGAACAATTAAATGAAATTTAAAAAACACAAATGGCCATATAAAATTAGAAGTTAATTGAATATAAAAACTAGTTACAGCTAATTTATGATTTCTTTTTTCAAGAATTAAATAAAGGCCTATTCCCATAAAAGTATAAAGGAAAGTCCACACTAGTGGAAATACAAATGAAGGGGGAGCAAAGTCAGGAAGCACAAGTTTTTCATATAACTCCACTGAATTTTGATTAAAGAATCCTGAAATACCTCCAAAAAGAGTGGGTATTAATAGGCATAAAATAAATTTAGATAGCTTAAAATTTTTCATAAAAATCCTCCTTAAATCAAAATAATATCTATATATGTATTATACA
The sequence above is drawn from the Fusobacterium sp. IOR10 genome and encodes:
- a CDS encoding TspO/MBR family protein, whose translation is MKNFKLSKFILCLLIPTLFGGISGFFNQNSVELYEKLVLPDFAPPSFVFPLVWTFLYTFMGIGLYLILEKRNHKLAVTSFYIQLTSNFIWPFVFFKFHLIVPGFYLHMFLLLAVIWMTFNFFRLNKFAGILQIPYIIWLSFAGYLNYYIVLLNA